One part of the Candidatus Neomarinimicrobiota bacterium genome encodes these proteins:
- a CDS encoding efflux RND transporter periplasmic adaptor subunit — protein sequence MKKRWIIALIVLMIIIAVVIVFRKSQQTAEDYRELAADIRNIVSQFDNKEDNQSARRMIAEMQLVIDRSNAMNKRSDDLVIVPVEVETVGYGCIQNKLTYLGDIQAETSARIFAKIPDRIVDFPVNNGDYIRKGTVIARVEDSKLKQSVYQAEAALASAKSQLENLKLEYARIEQLYKEEAVSESQYEQLKTQLEVAKNGVAQAEAGYKMAREQLEDAVIKAPIDGYVSGKMLNVGDMAAGQMPIVTITQKDPLKITVDVIEKDIRLVRKGQKVNVYVDVFPGRVFEGRVVRISPVVNAATRTSQVEILLNNPDNSLTPGMFARLEIIVQSKDNVLLVNRNNVDVRTSRHLNGGSIRDTEIEQIFSVFVVEDSLALEKEIEIGIRSGLFLEVVSGLEEGDRVVSVGRANLRDSTMVNIVKVNS from the coding sequence ATGAAAAAACGTTGGATCATTGCACTTATTGTATTGATGATTATCATAGCAGTTGTGATAGTTTTCCGTAAATCACAGCAAACGGCAGAAGATTACAGGGAACTTGCCGCAGATATCCGGAATATTGTCTCTCAATTTGACAACAAGGAAGATAATCAGTCGGCCCGGCGCATGATCGCAGAAATGCAGTTGGTCATCGATCGTTCCAATGCCATGAATAAACGGAGTGACGACCTGGTCATTGTTCCTGTCGAGGTTGAAACTGTTGGGTATGGATGTATTCAAAACAAACTGACATATTTGGGGGATATCCAGGCGGAAACTTCTGCCCGGATTTTTGCAAAAATTCCGGACCGTATCGTAGATTTTCCTGTCAATAACGGGGATTATATTCGCAAGGGAACAGTTATTGCCCGCGTGGAAGATTCTAAGTTAAAACAATCGGTTTATCAGGCAGAAGCAGCCCTGGCCAGTGCAAAATCACAGCTTGAAAATTTGAAACTGGAGTATGCCCGAATCGAACAACTCTACAAGGAAGAGGCTGTGAGTGAAAGTCAGTATGAGCAGCTGAAAACCCAGTTGGAGGTGGCCAAAAACGGGGTGGCTCAGGCTGAAGCCGGTTATAAGATGGCCAGAGAGCAGCTGGAGGATGCAGTTATTAAAGCTCCCATAGACGGATACGTTTCTGGCAAGATGCTCAATGTGGGTGATATGGCGGCAGGACAGATGCCGATTGTAACCATAACTCAAAAAGATCCTTTGAAAATTACGGTTGATGTGATTGAAAAAGACATTCGGCTGGTGAGAAAGGGACAAAAAGTCAATGTTTATGTGGATGTCTTTCCGGGCCGGGTTTTCGAGGGACGGGTTGTACGGATTTCACCGGTTGTAAATGCGGCAACCCGGACCAGCCAGGTGGAAATCCTGTTGAATAACCCCGATAATTCCCTGACCCCCGGGATGTTTGCACGGCTTGAAATTATTGTTCAGTCAAAAGATAACGTTCTGCTGGTAAACCGGAATAATGTGGATGTCAGAACTTCCCGCCACCTTAACGGTGGTTCCATCCGGGATACGGAAATTGAACAGATTTTTTCCGTATTTGTTGTTGAAGACAGCCTCGCTTTGGAAAAAGAAATTGAAATCGGCATACGTTCCGGTTTATTTCTGGAGGTTGTTTCCGGACTGGAAGAAGGAGACCGGGTTGTATCAGTAGGCCGGGCAAATCTTCGGGATTCCACCATGGTCAATATTGTGAAGGTGAATTCGTAA
- a CDS encoding TolC family protein, which translates to MKQRNRGLFSLLIIFCVSVLPVQGEELTLEKAEQIALEKNIRLKMAEASLKKAEAGFREAVGGLLPQFSVYGQYTKNFELPVVVIDIPGAGPQPITMGSTYNSTGGISVSQTLFTSGALFSSVRLAKTGEEMAEIQKEQEKNNVILTVRTLYQQILLMESLIRATEEAERSALANLEMVRKMKAAGKANQFEVLQAEVKYREISPRLLSLKNRKKNLMTNLITFLNLETDEEIELSGELTLMDNPFRESALEEIKQEALANRYELVLLKYQEKMLKSRRLLAASGALPKVSLSADVRHQAQADSQDDMEYYRSKNVSVSVSIPLLSGGKHLASVQQANIELKKHELQVEQTIDFILSDVEKAYFKVFESREKVESNATLVEQADEALRMVKIMYENGGATQVEVLNAESGALGARSSYLSAVFEYNTAILQLKQAVNKL; encoded by the coding sequence ATGAAACAAAGAAATAGAGGATTATTCAGTTTATTGATCATATTTTGTGTATCCGTTCTTCCTGTTCAGGGGGAAGAACTGACCCTTGAAAAGGCAGAACAGATTGCCCTGGAAAAAAATATCCGGTTGAAAATGGCGGAAGCATCTCTGAAAAAGGCGGAAGCCGGATTTCGTGAGGCTGTTGGAGGTTTATTGCCTCAATTCAGTGTTTATGGACAGTATACAAAAAACTTTGAACTTCCTGTTGTCGTAATTGATATTCCCGGTGCCGGTCCTCAGCCTATTACAATGGGATCCACCTATAATTCTACCGGTGGCATTTCCGTTTCCCAAACTCTCTTCACAAGCGGTGCTCTGTTTTCATCCGTTCGGTTAGCGAAAACAGGAGAGGAGATGGCGGAAATTCAGAAAGAACAAGAGAAAAACAATGTTATTCTCACGGTTCGCACCCTGTATCAACAAATTCTCCTGATGGAATCCCTGATTCGGGCCACGGAAGAAGCAGAACGCTCTGCTTTGGCCAACCTTGAAATGGTCAGGAAGATGAAAGCTGCCGGAAAAGCTAACCAGTTTGAGGTCCTGCAGGCTGAAGTAAAGTACAGGGAAATCAGTCCCCGCCTGCTTTCATTGAAAAACCGGAAAAAGAACCTGATGACAAATCTGATAACATTTTTAAATCTTGAAACGGATGAAGAAATAGAATTAAGCGGTGAATTGACGCTGATGGACAATCCGTTTCGGGAATCAGCCCTTGAAGAAATCAAACAGGAAGCCCTGGCCAACCGTTATGAATTGGTATTGCTGAAATATCAGGAAAAGATGCTCAAATCCCGGCGGTTGCTGGCAGCCAGCGGAGCCCTTCCGAAAGTATCCCTCAGCGCCGATGTGCGTCATCAGGCCCAGGCAGATTCGCAAGACGACATGGAGTATTATCGCAGTAAAAATGTTTCTGTAAGTGTGTCAATACCACTCCTGAGCGGTGGTAAACATTTGGCATCTGTACAACAGGCAAATATAGAATTGAAGAAGCATGAACTCCAGGTGGAACAGACGATTGATTTCATTCTTTCAGACGTGGAAAAGGCATATTTTAAAGTCTTTGAATCCCGTGAAAAGGTAGAATCCAATGCAACACTTGTGGAACAGGCTGATGAAGCCCTGAGAATGGTGAAAATCATGTATGAAAACGGCGGAGCCACCCAGGTGGAAGTCCTGAATGCCGAAAGCGGGGCACTGGGAGCCCGAAGTTCCTATTTGAGCGCTGTGTTTGAATACAATACAGCGATTCTTCAATTGAAACAGGCAGTAAATAAATTATAA
- a CDS encoding TetR/AcrR family transcriptional regulator — MREKIKETAAHLYALKGYNATSMREIAKEVGVTKAALYYHYESKEELFFDIIKDSFADLTRISQQLSESDQPVWDVLSEWVEKMIYFSEFKKDHWMIINKFSSGAIKDRIFMEFNRFWKINFDCLSKILEKGVKEGGIRNDIDIPMLTGAVFGILHGQFSVIYRENIKIEDNQMKSMVLGILEGGIASHETKK; from the coding sequence ATGCGGGAGAAAATAAAGGAAACAGCAGCACACCTCTATGCATTAAAAGGCTATAATGCCACATCCATGCGGGAAATTGCCAAAGAGGTGGGAGTAACGAAAGCTGCATTATACTATCATTACGAAAGTAAAGAAGAACTGTTTTTTGATATTATAAAGGATTCTTTTGCCGATTTGACCCGGATCAGTCAGCAGCTTTCAGAAAGTGATCAGCCGGTTTGGGATGTTTTGTCTGAATGGGTTGAAAAGATGATCTATTTTTCTGAGTTTAAAAAAGATCACTGGATGATTATCAACAAATTTTCCAGCGGCGCCATCAAGGACAGGATTTTTATGGAGTTCAACCGTTTTTGGAAAATAAACTTTGATTGCCTTTCAAAAATCCTGGAAAAAGGAGTAAAGGAGGGGGGGATTCGGAATGATATCGACATCCCAATGCTGACCGGAGCTGTTTTTGGGATTTTACACGGCCAATTTTCCGTGATTTACCGTGAAAACATAAAAATTGAGGACAATCAAATGAAATCAATGGTTCTCGGGATACTTGAAGGAGGTATAGCGTCACATGAAACAAAGAAATAG